CATTTCCGTCCGGAAGCTTTATCGAGAAGTTGGGCGTCTCGAACATTGCTTCGGAGCCCAAGCAATCCAGAAAGCGCGGAAGGGCCGAATCCCCCTCACCCTGGCAAATTGCGTCCACACCTTGTTGATAAATGAAATCAGGGAAAAAAGTTGGGTGGGGTCCGCCAAAGACAGAAAAGCAATCAGTCCGGGTCTTGATTCGATCGTTGATATGCAGAAACCGTTCAGCCTCGGTCGAGCATATGGAATAGGCCAAAATATGAGGAGGATTAGCTTCGATCCGGCGCAAGGCTTCGGACTCGCCCGCGCCAAATTCAATCAGTTCGACTTCATGTCCCGCGCTCTTAAGAATGGCGGACAGCGAGGGAACGGAAATAATTTCCGTAAATCCGATCCGGTCTACGACAAAAAGGACCTTGAGCCTCCCCATGTTCCGATCCTTCGATCTTCCCAAAATTACAGAAATATATCAACGGGATACCGGCGCGTTCAACCACACGAATAACTTGTTGCGCCTGTGCATTGCACGCTCTAGGCGGGAAAGTCAACCAAAATATGAGCAAATTGGTAACCGTTCAGCAATGGGCGGGGGTGAACATCTCTAGTATGGTTACCGAAATTGGTAGGCCTTGACCTACGCGGCGAAAATTCTCCCTTGCCCCCTGCGGCCCTAACTCTCTTCTAATTTATTCCAATCGGCCGGCAACCAGCTCGGTGATATCCATGACTTTTATCTTGCCCTTCTTTTCCTTTCGGGCGCGTGCCGCTGCCTGGTTAAACGAACCCTTGCACGAAGGACACGCGGACACCAGCACATCAGCTCCGAGGTCAATGGCGGTTAGGAGCCTTTTGTACCCGATCTCCCCTGCCAGTTCATTGTCGAAGCCTTTCATGCCCCCTCCGCCGCCGCAGCACTTGGCCTGAGCGCGATTAAGCGGGAATTCGACCAATTCTATTCCGGGAATGGCCTTGAGCACATTGCGGGGGGGTTCGTATACTCCCATGTGGCGCCCCATGTCGCATGGGTCGTGATAGATGGCCTTGAGAGGCTGGACATCCTGTTTGAACTTGAGTCGGCCTTCGCTAATAAGCTTCTCCATGAACTCCACTGCGTGAAGGACCTCGTAATCCTGCCCGCTTCCGTAGTGCGAATAGAGGTCCCGGAAGGTTTTCAGGCACCCGGCACAAGACGTGATCAAAGATTTGGGCTTGTACTTTGAGGTGCGCTCTTCGTACATTTCCATGGTCTTTGTGAATGTGGGCATGTCGCCCACCAGGTACGCAAGATACCCGCAACAGGTCTCTTCTTCGCCCATTGCTCCGTAGTTTATCCCTGCCTTGTTCAATATTTCCATGAAAGCTGGAATTATCTTGACGTCCTGGAAGCTTGTAACGCATCCCAGGTGGAGCAGGACCTCCGTCTCTCCTGGCACGGCTTTCTTGAAATTCGCAGGATAGCTGTCAGCCCTCTTTTCAGGGGGGGCCAGCAGCGGATTTGCGGCTTCCAGCATTGACGAGAGTGCAGGCTTGAAAATTTCCGGAAGAAAACCCTTCTCTACGAGCCTCTGGCGAGCGCTGCGAACTATATCGGACACCTTGACTTGAGCAGGACATACCGCCCGGCAGTTCAAGCAGAGCATGCATTGATAGAGGCGTTTAGCAAGATCCTCGGAGGGCTCTATATTCCCGATCAACATGTTGTAGGCAAGAGTGACCCTTCCCTTTGCGTTCAGAGACTCCAATGTGGTCTCGCCGAAGGTCGGACACCCGGCCCGGCAGAACCCGCACTGAATACATGCGATAATTTCGTTGTCCACGCCTTCGGGGAAATGTTGAATGTTTTGAGGTTCCTTCAGGTATTTCTCGAAGCTGTTTTCGTCCAGGATGTCCGCGATGGCGTCGTCGAAACCCATCTTGCCGGGATTAAGAATGTTGTTGGGATCAAAGGCCTTCTTGATGGTCTTCATAAGATTGAGCCCTTCGCCCAACTGCTTTCCTATGTAAGGGGACTTGGCCATGCCTACCCCATGTTCCGCGGAAACGGTTCCCCCATACCGGAGCGTCATATCAATGAATTCAAGTGCAATTCCCTTGACCTTTTCCCATTCTTCCGCGTCCGCGGGGTTCATAATGAAGGTCGCGTGCAGATTGCCGTCCCCGATATGACCGAACGTTGCTACCGGGAAGCCGACCTTCTTGGCGATCTGCTGGATCTCGGCTATGGTCTCCGGAATGCGGCTGATGGGCACCCCAAAATCTTCCACCAGCGGCACGAGTCGGTAACCGGGCTTGAGGCGACTCATGGCCGGGACCAGACCGCCTCTCGCGGCAAATAGCTTGGCTTTCTCCAGAGGGTTGTCCGACCAGACGTTCTCGATACCGCCGACCGATTTGCAGATCTCATCAATCTTTTTGATCTGCTCTTGCACTGCGCTCTTCGGCCCGTCAATCCCCATGAAGAGTTGGCAATTCACTTCCCTGGGAATGTCCATCTTGAGAGCGTCTCGGGCGACCTCCAGGCAGATGTTGTCCAGTATTTCGCAAGTCGCCAGTTCCATTCCCGTCGTGAAGATCCGCTCCACGGCTCTCCCCGCACTGTCAACGTCCGGGAAGGATGCCTTGGCAAAAGCCTCGTACTCCGGCATGGGCAGAATCTTCACAGTCGCTTCGGTGATTATCCCAAGGGTCCCTTCGGAGCTTGAGAATAGGTGCGTCAAGTCGTAGCCCGCGGAGCTTTTCGGCGCCAGGTCCCCCGTGCGTACCACGCGTCCGTCGGCAAGGACCACCGTCAGGCGCTTAACATAGTCCTTAGTCGTCCCGTACTTGGCAGCTCGAACCCCGCTGGCATTGGTTGCAATCATCCCCCCGATGGTGGCAATCGGCGCACTGCCGGGATCCGGCGGGAAGAAGTGGGTTGGCGCGAGTTTGGCATTCAGCGCGTTGCAGATGACTCCCGGTTCGACGACCGCGTATCCGTCGGCCTTGTTGATCTCCTTGACCTTATTCATCCTAGTGAAATCCAGCACCACCCCGCCCTTCACCGCCAAGACCGCGCCAGTTACTGAGGAGCCGGTCCCGCGAGCTACAACAGGGATTTTCTCCGCATTCGCGAGGGAAACAATTCTGCTCACTTGTTCTGTATCAGATGCAAAAACAATAACTTGAGGGACTCCCGCGTGGATCGACATGTCCCGAGAATAGGCCAGGCAGTCCACCGGGGAAGCGGTCATGTTCTCCGACCCCACGATATCGGACAATCGCTCAATGAAACCCATTTTTTCTCCTCCTGGAGCTGATTCCTTCACCCGGGTACGGGGTCATAATTTGATGCTTTGAAACTCGCGACGGGATGGAAAGAGGCCCAATGCTAATCGAACCGATTATTTCAATGATAGCCCAATTCCCTGTATAAATCAAATCCCGGATTTCACAAGAGAGTCTAAAGCGAAAGACACCTGCTTGAGGGCTCAAGGCATATCACCGCGAGGAATAACATATTGATATAGTATGATCAATAGCCATGCCGTCCGTCCGAGAAACCGGCGAGCCTCTCTTGTTGAATATTCATTATACAGAACTTGTCATCGGGGGGCGCTTGCCCTTTTTCAGTTCCGCGGGGCCGGCGTCATAGATCCAGTTGTAACTGTTCAGTCTTGGGGGGAAACAACTTGCGCTGAACATGTCATTGCGACCCCGCTGAAAAGCGGGGGGAAGCAATCTCGGCCTTTCGGCGCTGAGATTGCTTTCCCGCGGAACGCGGGACTTCACTCCTCGCAATGCCAGAGAGCCAACACCCCCGCGTAAGTGAAGGGCTACATCCAGTTGCTCCGGCGCGATTCAAAAAAATTTCGCGAACTTTGCATCAAATTGGAGGGTCGCGCATCTAGGTTGGTAGAATTGATAAGGGATTGTTAGGTATGGAATTGACTGGAATAAACGGGAAGACTGTATTTCGGAGCCTCAGGGCGGGCGATGGAGACCGGTGAACGCAGAATTAACCACTCAAATTGAGCCTGTACCGTTGACAATTGGACAGCAAGTCGCTGATTGCGATCTCCATCGCCGCCCAATTAGGCGCTGCACAAGCGAACACTTCGGCGATCAGAGAGCCGGCAGGAGCGAAGGATCGCGAACGAGCGCGGAATCTGCCCCTGAACAATCATCTAGTATTTACTTAATGAAAGGCGTGTGATATTAATATCCAATTAGGCTTAAGAAGGCCCCATATGCACGTTCAGGAGGACGAGGAGACTTGCCACTGCTTACGGACAAAAAGAAGTCAATCATAGAGAAGTATCGGGTTCACGAGAGCGATACGGGTTCGCCCGAAGTCCAGGTCGCTCTGCTAAGCGAGAGGATAGGATATCTCACCGAGCACTTCAAGATTCATAAGAAGGACCACCATTCACGCCGTGGTCTTTTGAAGCTTGTTGGGCAACGTCGCAGATTGTTGGACTACCTCAAATCAAAGAGTGTCGACCGATACAAAACATTAATCGCCGAATTGGGTATCAGGAAATAGCGCTGACTCCGCTCGGAATTGACATTCTCGCGCCCGCACTTTTGGGATCGGGGAAATAAGGATTACTACAACTATGTTATTGCATACTTCAAGGACCACTGTTTCCGGGAAAGACATTGTATTTGAGACCGGCAGGCTGGCCAAACAGGCTTCCGGGTCGGTCTTGGTCAGCAGCGGGGAAACCATGGTCCTGGTGACGGCTGTAGCCGAGAAAAAGGGCCGAGAAGGAATCGACTTTTTCCCCCTTACAGTTGACTATCTGGAGATGACCTACGCGGCGGGGAAGATACCGGGAGGTTTCTTCAAGAGAGAAGGACGGCCGACAGAAAAGGAAATCTTGACGGCAAGATTCATTGACAGGCCGATTCGTCCTCTTTTTCCAAAAGGATTCAAAGCGGAGACCCAAATTATCGCCACGGTACTTTCTTCCGACGGCGAAAGCGATCCGGACATGCTGGCCATAAATGGCGCGTCAGCCGCGCTCCACCTGTCTGACATCCCCTTTAACGGCCCCATCGGCGCGGTACGTGTCGGCCGGGTAGACGGGAACCTGATTATAAATCCTTCGCCGATGGAAGAAGGCTATTCGGACCTGAGCCTCATTGTGGTCGGCTCAACTCAGGGAATCGTCATGGTTGAAGGCGGATCGGACCGGCTTCCCGAGGAGACGATACTGGAGGCGATTTTCAAAGGGTACGAAGAAACCCTCAGAATATGCCAGGCCCAAGAGGAACTTAGGGCTGCGAGCGGAAAACCCAAGAGAGAGACTTCGCCCCCTATCGTGGACGCGGAACTCATTGAAAAGGTTAGGAGCGAATGGGGTGATCAGATTCAGCAGGCGATAGGCATTGCTCAGAAACTCGAACGCCAGGCAGCCCTGGAGGATATCTATCACAAAATACTTGCGTCCTTGGGAGAAGAAGGTGAACTGCGTCGCTCCGAGATCCTGGGTTACCTGGAAAAGATCGAGGGTGAATACATACGCAAGATGATCCTGGAGCAAGGAGTGCGTATCGGCGGACGCGCGTTTACGGACATTCGGGACATTTCATGTGAAGTCGGGATTCTTCCGAGGACCCACGGAAGCGCCCTTTTTACACGGGGCGAGACCCAGGCTCTGGTTATCGTTACTCTGGGCACGTCCGCGGATGAACAGAAGATAGAAGCTTTGGAAGGATCCAGCTACAAGTCCTTCCTGCTCCATTACAAGTTCCCGCCTTTTAGCGTGGGCGAAGTCAAGTTCCTCCGGGGGCCGTCCCGAAGAGAAGTCGGTCACGGTGCGCTGGCGAACCGGGCCATAGCTTATCTTCTGCCCAACGACGAGGACTTTCCGTACACGATCCGCGTGGTCTCCGAGATTCTGGAATCCAATGGCTCGTCCTCTATGGCTACGGTGTGTGGCTCATCGCTCTCGCTTATGGATGCCGGCGTCCCCTTGGCCGAACCTGTGGCCGGCATAGCAATGGGATTGCTCAAGGCTGACGATCGAATCGTCATACTCTCCGATATTATTGGTGACGAAGACCATCACGGCGATATGGACTTCAAAGTGACCGGCACCTGGAACGGGGTCACCGCCTTGCAGATGGACATAAAGATCCAAGGGATCACCCGCGAGGTCCTTACCCAGGCCTTGTATCAGGCCAGAGACGGCCGCCGTCACATACTCGAGATAATGAACCAGACGCTCAAGGAATCTCGAACTGAAGTGTCCCCCCGGGCCCCCAGAATTTTGATCTTGTACGTGAATCCTGACAGAATCCGGGACATCATCGGCCCGGGCGGAAAGGTCATACGAGCCATCCAGGAAGAGACCGGCACCAAGATCGAAGTGGATGATACCGGTAAGGTGCTGATTGCGGCGACGGACACCGAGGGTGCGGAAGAAGCCAAAGCGGCAGTCCAGAGGTTAACCCAAGAGGCGGAAATGGGAAGGATCTACATGGGCATAGTCCGAAAAATTACGGACTTTGGCGCCTTCGTAGAAATATTTCCGGGCACGGATGGTTTGGTTCATATTTCTCAGCTTGCGCCGGAGCGCGTGCGGAAGGTTACCGACGTCGTCAAAGAGGGAGACACGGTTCCGGTAAAAGTTATCGGCATTGACCCCCAAGGAAAGATTAAACTGTCACGAAAAGACGCTATAGGTCAGACACCCGAGTAATGAAGCAATCCAAAGTTACTCCACCCCCTTCGAGCCGGCCCAAACATTCGAACCACTATGGCAAGACTATCCTTGGGAATGGTGTACGAATTGTCACGGAGGAGGTCCCGCACCTTTATTCCGCGTCACTGGGCATCTGGATTCGTTCAGGGTCCCGGTTCGAGACTCCTTCTGTAAACGGCATCTGTCATTTTATCGAGCACATGCTTTTCAAGGGGACTGCGCGCAGGTCCGCGTACGTCATCGCAAAAGAGATAGATTCCGTGGGAGGCGTCTTGAACGCCTTCACCAGCAAGGAAATGACTTCCTTCTACTGCCGGGTCCTGAGTGAAAACCTACCGTTGGCCGTGGACTTGCTCACGGACATATTCCTTAACCCGTCGTTTCCTGAGGACGAGATCGAAAGGGAAAAACAGGTTGTTTGCCAGGAAATAGCTCAGTTGGAGGACAGTCCGGAAGATCTGGTCCATGAAATCCTGGGAACCAGATTCTGGCTTGACGATCCATTGGGCCAACCCATACTGGGGACCATTCCCAACATCATGAATTTCGACCGGGAGACCATATCCGTATTCAAGCGCAACAACTATGTTCCCGGCGAGATCGTAATATGCGCCGCGGGCAAACTTCAGCACGAGGCCTTTGTGGACCTGTTCGCGGAACAGATGGACAGGATAGCGGCCCGTGAGCCTCAGGTCTTTGCGCAGAGCGATCGGAGACAGTCGATCTCTCACATAGAGGAGCGGGATTCTGAGCAGGTTCATGTCTGCGTTGCAGTGGACGGCCCCAGTGCGGTGGATGAAAAACGGCACGCAGGCTACATATTAAATACGATTTTGGGCGGAGGAATGAGTTCACGGCTGTTCCAGGAGATCCGCGAAAAAAGAGGATTGGCGTACAGCGTCTATTCTTTTCTTTCGTCTCTTTCCGATACGGGAATGTTCGGGATCTACGCAGGATGTGACCCGGCTCGATTGGAGGAGCTGATCACCACAATGGGCAAAGAAACCTTGTCGTTGGCAGCCACTCTGACGGAAGACGATGTGCGCACGGCAAAGGCCCAACTGAAAGGGAACATCATTCTTGCGACGGAATCGTCGGAGTCTCGAATGAACAGGCTGGCGAAAGGCGAGTACTACTTCGGCCGGTACGTCAGCGTGGATGAAATCATCAGCGCCATTGAAAAAGTCACGGTTCGAGATCTGTCCGAAATGGCGGAAGAAATGATCAATGGAGGCCAACTCACGGTTGTTGCGCTGGGTCCTCTGAGCGTGAAGACTGATCTTCTGGATCTCTTCAAAAACTAGCCCTCCCTTTCGGATCCCATCAGAGAAAAAAATCCCTTCGGAAGCGACTTGTACTCGTAATAAAACGAAGAATATGAAAACGAAGAAGCCCGGACCTGTTTTCGCAGGTCTGGGCCGCCCGCCGGACCCCGCCAAGGCGCTGGTGATTCATCTGCGCACAGTCCCCCCGCACGGAAAAACTGTCTCAAAAGTCATGGAACAGGTGGAATCGTAGCAGGAATGCTCCCTCACCCTGTCCCTCTCCCTCTGGGAGAGGGTTGGGGTGAGGGTAACAAAACAACCATCAACCATGATCGTGGCACGATTTGGCCACCTTCTCAAGTTATGAGGTAGTTTCCGGAGACCGTTGGCTACCAAATTCGCCAATCGCTCTTATGAATCGGACATTATTTTCTGGAAATTGCTATGGAAGCCCGTTCGCGCCCTGAATGGAAACCGGCTTCAATTGTCAGTATCTTTTCGTCTGAACTCGACCTTCTTTTGCGCGTTGTCTATTGATACGGCTATACGGCTTATGCTTTTGATGCCGAGAAGGTTAATTATCTTGGGCATCTGCTTTTCAAAAACGTGTACTTCGATTTCTCCCAAAGGCAGGTGAAAAAGAAAGGCATCTTTTATTCTATATCTAATTACAGTGTGGGCTGTTCCGTCGGCTGTTTGAACTTTTCCTTTTCCCACGGCTTTGACTTCAGTCTCTCGACCGATCTCCGCAAGTAGCTTACGGTCCACGACCGTGTACGTGGCGCCTGTATCGAGCAAAAACCTGTGCGGTTTCCCGCCCTTGCTGAAACTAACCTGCACAAACGAATGGCCGCTCTCTCCTATGGGCACGCTGACATTGAGTGGCCCTGACGCTGACACAGCCAGTTCGCTCAGGACCTTTTCCGCCATGCTCAGGGTCTGTGGGTCAGGGTTCAGTCGAAGTGCCTTTTCCGCGTCCTTACGCGCCTTTTCAATGTTGTCACGGCGTAGCTGAGCCAAACTTCTGCCCGCGTAGGCGAACCCCGACGTCGGTTCCAGCTCGATGGCTTTGTCCAAATCGCTGACAGCCCTGTCAGGGTCCCCGAGATTGATATAGGCAATTCCGCGATTGGCAAATGATGCTGATAGGAGAGAGTGATTGTCGTGAGGCGTCTTGATGGCTTCTGTAAAATCTGAGAGCGCCTTTTTCTGGTCCTTGCCTCGGAGGCTCAACATTCCGCTTAACTGGAGAGCAGTGGCTCGCGTCTCGCCATCGAGTTGATTTGAGCGCAGCACAGTCTTAAGATCTTTCCACGCGGCAGACGCATCACCTTTGCCAAAATAGGCCTGTGCGCGCGCAAGTTGCACCACATGAGCGTTTCGTTCATCGGGAGTCAGCGAGGTCAAAACCAAGGAAAACACTTCAATAGCCTGTTCATACCGTCCGGATTTCAAGTGGGCCTTCCCGGTATTGAACTCTTTGTCCACCCCCTCTGATGCAGCGGCGGCAATGGTGCTCAATCCAAGGAAGACCACAAAAAACAAAACACAGATACAGATGGCTCTTTTCATGAATCGAATCCCTCGATGGCCGGCCAAGTCCAGGGAGTTATTTTTTATGCCTTGTCTTAAACCAGTCAACTATTTCTTCCATTTCAGAAAGTTCTCTTCCCGAAAACTTCCTCACCAAAGTCAAAACCTGCTGCGCCAGCCAAAAGCGTTCCTCCTTTTGGGCTGTGTTTGCGGCATCGAGAATGTGCTGTAAGAGCGCCGTTATTACACGTAGCTGATCGAGGATCGAATCCGCGACTATGGAATCGAGTTTCCTCTGTTTCACTTCGAGAATAGTCACAACCTTGGAAAGGTCCGCGGACGGATCGCTCAAAATCGGCGCGCCTGACCTCAAAATCGCGCCGGCAGCCTCGTCGGACAACAAGAATCCACGATCCAGTTCCACTTTTTGGAGGGACGGATGAATTGCCCTGATCTGAACACCGGTCCTGACATCGAAGAATTCGGACGCGGCGGCGGGACCTTCGCCACCTTTCGGGAAGCGCACCAGAATTGTGGCGTCTCGTATAAGGATGTGATCGTACCGTTCGTCTGTTTCCATGATAACATCCTATCATGCCTGGAGGAGTTCATAACAGTATCCGTTCAGTTACGCGAGGAAAAGAGGTGCCCGACTGGAAACCATCCTTCACCCGTTTCCTCAAAATCCCCCCTAACCCCCCTTTATTAAGGGGGGGAACTCGCATCACCCCCTTACCCCCTTTTCTAAAGGGGGGCGAGGGGGGATTTTAACGCCGGAAGACTGAATGGTTAGCCATAATAATTGGTTTTTGCTTTACATCGATCAGGACCGAATATAGTATCCGCCCGATTGAATCGGTTGATGTGGACGAAATGAAGATCACGAAACTGGAAATCAAAGGGTTCAAAAGTTTTCCGGACAGGACCGTACTGGAATTCCAACCGGGAATAACCTCGGTCGTCGGCCCGAATGGGTGCGGCAAGAGCAACATCCTGGAAGCCATACGCTGGGCGATGGGGGAGCAAAGGGCCCGCACGTTGCGTGGCAAGAAGATGGAAGACGTCATCTTCAACGGCTCCGAAACCCGCAAGCCCGTAGGCATGGCAGAAGTGCGGCTTATCCTGTCCAATGATGACGGAATGTGCCCTCCGTCCATGTCGGACTACGACGAGATAATGATTGCTCGCCGCCTGTTCCGGGATGGCGAATCACAGTATGAAATCAATAATATAGCCTGCCGCCTCTCCGATGTGACCGACTTTTTCCTGGATACCGGTGTGGGCCGGAATTCCTACGCCATCATCGAGCAGGGCCGAGTTGACATGGTGGTCGCGTCTAAGCCCGAGGATCGCCGAGTTCTTATAGAGGAGGCCGCGGGGATCAGCCGGTACAAGTCTCGCAAGGAAGCGGCCCTCAAGAAACTTGAATTGACCCGCCAGAACTTGCAGCGAATCAGCGATGTCGTCGGTGAAGTGAAACGCCAGAGTTCGGCCCTCAAGCGGCAAGCATCCCGCGCAGAACGCTATCGGAAGCTCAGCGACCGTCTCAAGGAGCTGGACATAGGGCTTCACGCCTACCGATGCCATGAGCTTCAGACTCACGGGGCCGTTGTCGGCACTGACCTGGAGAAGAACAGATCTCGGTTGCTTGAAAATGAGTCGCAACTCTCCGCGATGGGAGCCAAGCTTGAGCAATCGCGGCTTGCTGCCCTGGAGACGGAAAAGAGCCTTAAAGACCTGCTCGAAGCACAACACAGGACCGACATTGAGCTAACCTCTGTCAGAGCCCGCATCGAGACACATCAATCCCGGATTGCCCAGCTTCTGGACCGCCGAGGCCATTGCGAGCGGGAAAGGAACTCTGCGGAAGAAAATAAAGAAGCATCGGAACTCCGCGGGCAAGATCTGGAAAAAGCCAAGGCAACACTCAACGAGGACCTCCGAGTGGCGGCCGAAGAGCTAAAATCCGCTTTAGCTGACGGCGCAAGTTCGCAGCAGACGCTAACGGACCAACGAGCAAATCTGGACCGATTAAAGGAAGATATCTTCGGCAGTCTGCAAGAAGCCGCGCAGGAAAGAAATCGAAAAGAAAGCCTTACCAAGCGCAGGATCGAAATCGACGCTCAGTCACGCAGGATCGTCGCCGATGCTGAAGCCATAGGGTCCGCGCTAAAGGCTGATTGCGAGGAAAAATCAAAACTTGTAACCGCTTTAGTTGATGTATCCGAGCAGCGCAAGCAGAGGACAGAGATAAAAGAGGAGCTTTCCAGTGCCGGCCGGCAATCCCGCGAAAGAATCTCTTCTCTCCGAGAAGAAGTGACAAGGCGTGAAAAAGAGTTGGCAGCCGCCCGAGCCCGCCGGCAGTCCCTGGAAGAAATGCAGAATAGTTACGACTGCTATGACGATGGCGTCCGATACGTCATGAACAGCCGGGCCGCGGATGAGAACTCCATGCTTGGCCCGGTGGCGGAACTTATCGAAGTTCCACCGGAGTTTCAGAAGGCGTTGACAGCGGCCTTGGGCGATCGCCTTGGCCATCTGGTGGTTTCTTCCACTCGCGATGGAATGGAAGCGGCGCAACGGCTCAAAGACGCGGGCGCCGGCAGGTCCACATTCATCCCGGTGTGTCCCCGGTCTGAAACACCCCCTGGCAACGGCAACGTACCGCAAGATCTGACCTCACTCAAAGAGCAGGTCCGCCTTCGAGGGGAATGTGAAAGCCTCGCTGATTTCCTTCTGGGAAACTGCTTCGTGGTTGAGGACATGCAACGGGCTGTGGAGATCTGGGAAAAAAACGGCATCAACGTGGACCTGGTCA
This sequence is a window from Desulfomonile tiedjei. Protein-coding genes within it:
- the smc gene encoding chromosome segregation protein SMC, encoding MKITKLEIKGFKSFPDRTVLEFQPGITSVVGPNGCGKSNILEAIRWAMGEQRARTLRGKKMEDVIFNGSETRKPVGMAEVRLILSNDDGMCPPSMSDYDEIMIARRLFRDGESQYEINNIACRLSDVTDFFLDTGVGRNSYAIIEQGRVDMVVASKPEDRRVLIEEAAGISRYKSRKEAALKKLELTRQNLQRISDVVGEVKRQSSALKRQASRAERYRKLSDRLKELDIGLHAYRCHELQTHGAVVGTDLEKNRSRLLENESQLSAMGAKLEQSRLAALETEKSLKDLLEAQHRTDIELTSVRARIETHQSRIAQLLDRRGHCERERNSAEENKEASELRGQDLEKAKATLNEDLRVAAEELKSALADGASSQQTLTDQRANLDRLKEDIFGSLQEAAQERNRKESLTKRRIEIDAQSRRIVADAEAIGSALKADCEEKSKLVTALVDVSEQRKQRTEIKEELSSAGRQSRERISSLREEVTRREKELAAARARRQSLEEMQNSYDCYDDGVRYVMNSRAADENSMLGPVAELIEVPPEFQKALTAALGDRLGHLVVSSTRDGMEAAQRLKDAGAGRSTFIPVCPRSETPPGNGNVPQDLTSLKEQVRLRGECESLADFLLGNCFVVEDMQRAVEIWEKNGINVDLVTRHGEVLSRHGEITGGSHENKISEVFGRREEIAELSKAVASGQEAVVALQSALQEEETRRESISAELDKTERLFNELGMKEVRLRKDQERLESQIAAAERRLEVMNLEKERLHGEAATIAEDVSKAESAIGSLELKRQELETERESTILRIDALNEEARARSEKTEGIKISVAQLEERARSLDKELQSLAEIIRQHEKQIGALIDEMARSDADEKRFRQELAAGEIREKELMQQHEAQAGQIENLKNLSSELAAAVKSLEDETARIGKVVRELRETAHTLEMESVRLSQMLEGLVEKILERYHLDPRTVEPPDAPPDDAEVNDIKAKLETMGEVNLAAIAESRQTEERLAFLIEQEEDLKKAVESLYATINAINKTTRERFRAAFDSINEKFQEIFPYLFRGGEARLELTDEQDLLETGVDIITRPPGKRIQNMDLLSGGEKALTAVGLIFSIFLTRPSPFCILDEVDAPLDDANLVRFNEMLRKLSGQTQFLVITHNKRSMEEADSLYGVTMEEPGASSVVSVQFVA